One stretch of Alcaligenes faecalis DNA includes these proteins:
- a CDS encoding gamma-glutamyltransferase family protein, which produces MSDMGTTAYSAGEKQGLGTHWAVAAGHPLAVRAAQAMLELKGSAVDAAIAADAVMGVVEPMATGIGGDLLAMIAPPDSMPVAYNGSGAAPLLLKAEHVQALPEGRIPERHVLSITTPGLVRGWWDMHQRYGRLDWARLLQPAIQAAREGFAVAPVAAREWQIFDFVLHRDPVCAALYSAGKPPKAGEQYRNPELAAVLEEIAAQGPDAFYLGRPAQHAEQAMEQVQGLLRAEDFRRHKGFFCEPVSASLGEFSLYECPPNTHGVAVLEAVQRAWKHPVDQDAAELALVKATEAAMAQASRVVCDPAGNTVCTVVVDADGLAVTFMSSIFKRFGSGYAVPGCGFVLQNRGFGFSEPGHVNGPGPGKRPYHTVVPSLALKSGQFHMGLGVVGGLMQPQGQIQIWTRVLRDGWPLDKAMFEPRWRLEGAGRLALEDGFDANRTAFLREHGYVPPDKGVGELAGRSDFGGAQAVERLADGRLQAVSDPRKDGCVALA; this is translated from the coding sequence ATGAGCGATATGGGTACGACAGCCTATAGCGCAGGTGAAAAACAGGGTTTGGGGACTCATTGGGCCGTTGCTGCCGGGCACCCCTTGGCGGTGAGGGCCGCGCAGGCCATGCTGGAACTCAAGGGTAGTGCAGTGGATGCGGCTATTGCTGCCGATGCCGTCATGGGTGTCGTTGAGCCTATGGCGACAGGCATTGGTGGCGATCTGCTGGCCATGATTGCACCGCCCGACAGTATGCCAGTGGCTTACAACGGCAGCGGCGCGGCACCCCTGCTGTTGAAGGCTGAGCATGTTCAGGCTTTGCCTGAGGGACGGATTCCGGAGCGTCATGTGTTGTCCATTACCACGCCCGGTCTGGTGCGAGGGTGGTGGGATATGCACCAGCGCTACGGCCGCCTGGATTGGGCGCGCTTGTTGCAGCCTGCCATTCAGGCAGCGCGGGAAGGTTTTGCGGTAGCGCCGGTGGCGGCGCGTGAATGGCAAATCTTCGATTTTGTGCTGCATCGCGATCCCGTGTGTGCCGCCCTTTATAGTGCGGGCAAGCCGCCCAAAGCAGGGGAGCAGTACCGGAATCCGGAGCTGGCGGCTGTCTTGGAGGAGATAGCCGCGCAAGGGCCAGATGCCTTTTATCTGGGTCGCCCCGCGCAGCACGCTGAACAGGCAATGGAACAGGTGCAGGGATTGTTGAGGGCTGAGGACTTTCGCCGTCATAAAGGGTTCTTCTGTGAACCTGTCAGCGCATCGCTGGGTGAGTTCAGCCTTTATGAATGTCCTCCCAACACGCATGGGGTGGCGGTTCTGGAGGCCGTGCAACGCGCCTGGAAACACCCCGTTGACCAGGATGCGGCGGAGCTGGCGCTGGTCAAGGCGACGGAAGCCGCAATGGCTCAGGCTTCACGAGTCGTGTGTGATCCGGCCGGGAATACGGTCTGCACCGTTGTGGTCGATGCGGACGGGCTGGCCGTTACGTTCATGTCCAGCATCTTCAAACGGTTTGGGTCAGGCTATGCCGTGCCCGGCTGTGGGTTTGTGCTGCAAAACCGGGGATTCGGTTTCTCCGAGCCAGGGCATGTGAATGGCCCTGGGCCGGGCAAACGGCCCTATCACACGGTGGTCCCGTCTTTGGCCTTGAAGTCCGGCCAGTTCCATATGGGACTGGGTGTGGTGGGCGGCTTGATGCAACCCCAAGGCCAGATACAGATATGGACCCGTGTTTTGCGCGATGGCTGGCCTTTGGATAAAGCGATGTTTGAACCGCGCTGGCGTCTGGAGGGGGCCGGGCGTCTGGCCCTGGAGGATGGTTTTGATGCGAACCGTACGGCCTTTCTGCGTGAGCACGGGTATGTGCCGCCTGATAAAGGCGTAGGCGAACTGGCTGGCCGCAGCGACTTTGGCGGGGCTCAGGCGGTTGAGCGTTTGGCAGACGGCCGTTTGCAGGCTGTTTCTGACCCTCGTAAGGATGGTTGCGTGGCGCTGGCCTGA
- a CDS encoding sulfite exporter TauE/SafE family protein has translation MAALIDLVDPLSWLLMALLIVLAAFLQGVGGVGFAMLVAPIAALVFPQLVPGPLLALGGSVSLLAALRERQHIVPDVVVCALGGRATGSIIAILAMTQLPIEAVNLGFALAILVAVTLSAWGLRILASKRNMILAGIASGIMGTLTSVGAPALAIAMQNLAPAQLRASLGLILFLGASLSLVLLIVAGLFSVQQAMLSIVLYPFMLLGFTLSGQLRHKVSLPLMRRLLLGICSLSAVVLITRTLWQ, from the coding sequence ATGGCGGCTTTGATTGATCTTGTGGACCCGCTCTCCTGGCTGCTCATGGCCCTGCTGATTGTGCTGGCTGCCTTTTTGCAAGGCGTTGGTGGAGTCGGGTTTGCGATGCTGGTCGCGCCAATTGCCGCCTTGGTATTTCCGCAGTTGGTTCCAGGCCCCCTACTGGCCTTGGGTGGCAGTGTCTCTTTGCTGGCCGCCTTGCGAGAGCGCCAACATATCGTGCCCGATGTCGTTGTCTGTGCACTGGGTGGGCGTGCCACCGGATCGATCATTGCCATACTGGCCATGACGCAACTCCCCATAGAAGCAGTCAACCTGGGTTTTGCCCTTGCCATTCTGGTGGCAGTCACACTGAGTGCCTGGGGCTTGCGTATCCTGGCCTCCAAACGAAACATGATCCTGGCTGGCATCGCCTCAGGCATCATGGGGACCTTGACTTCAGTAGGCGCTCCCGCTCTAGCCATTGCCATGCAAAATCTGGCTCCTGCACAGCTACGGGCTTCATTGGGTCTTATTTTGTTTTTGGGCGCAAGCCTGTCCTTGGTCCTGCTTATTGTGGCGGGCCTGTTCTCCGTGCAACAGGCAATGCTCAGCATCGTGCTCTACCCCTTCATGCTGCTGGGCTTCACGTTATCGGGGCAACTACGTCATAAAGTCAGTCTGCCGCTGATGCGTAGACTGCTATTGGGAATTTGCTCTCTAAGTGCCGTGGTCTTGATTACCCGCACGCTGTGGCAATAA
- a CDS encoding GntR family transcriptional regulator — translation MNIPSFHLPHSLGDTDNRRLGDQHASLFAVIRDQLRERILSGEFHPGDRLVEGKLASELGVSRIPVREALRELASEGLVTIEPRRGASVAVLSAEIAYNMAEVRATLEGLNAKLAAQRRDPANIEKLQTILSQGHEAMDAGNLDLLKSLNRQFHETLATMSGNIVLTELMRSLRDRTALLFAPSNLQRIRQNWEDHSQILNAVVAGNGDLANLLATQHVHNAAKAYQDAQNGEKV, via the coding sequence ATGAATATCCCCAGTTTCCACCTCCCCCATTCCCTTGGCGATACAGATAACCGTCGCTTGGGCGATCAGCACGCGTCACTGTTTGCGGTGATACGCGACCAGTTACGTGAACGTATCCTGAGTGGTGAATTCCATCCAGGCGACCGTCTGGTGGAAGGAAAATTGGCGAGCGAGCTGGGTGTGTCGCGTATTCCTGTACGAGAGGCCCTGCGCGAGCTGGCCTCCGAAGGACTGGTCACTATCGAACCACGACGTGGCGCCTCTGTGGCCGTCCTGTCGGCAGAGATTGCCTACAACATGGCTGAAGTGCGTGCCACGCTGGAAGGCTTGAATGCAAAACTGGCCGCCCAGCGCCGGGACCCGGCCAATATCGAAAAGCTGCAAACCATTTTGAGCCAGGGCCATGAAGCCATGGATGCCGGCAATCTGGATCTGCTCAAATCACTGAACCGACAGTTTCATGAAACTCTGGCCACCATGTCGGGCAATATCGTGCTGACCGAGCTGATGCGCTCTCTGCGAGATCGCACCGCCTTGTTATTTGCACCCAGCAATTTGCAGCGCATCCGCCAGAACTGGGAAGATCACTCCCAGATCCTCAATGCGGTTGTGGCCGGTAATGGCGATCTGGCCAACCTGTTGGCCACCCAGCACGTGCACAATGCGGCCAAAGCCTATCAGGACGCGCAAAACGGCGAGAAGGTCTGA
- a CDS encoding TetR/AcrR family transcriptional regulator, protein MSKTTTEKLQDAALARFAVQGFDATTMNEIAADVGIKKPSVYAHFRNKDELFLSLIPKIVDDELNHARQVLHGGDGIKQQLRAYLEGIQERFEQSHQVRFWIRTLFAPPVHLYDVVMEPMHVFMADLEGIIHRALAQSALARPETGLSVDTLAMTYMALIDSLQSELLFGGARKYQRRLESVWLVFEAALRMGRPA, encoded by the coding sequence GTGAGCAAAACCACTACTGAAAAACTGCAGGATGCCGCGTTGGCGCGCTTTGCTGTTCAGGGCTTTGATGCCACCACCATGAACGAGATTGCCGCTGATGTCGGCATCAAGAAGCCCTCGGTCTACGCCCATTTTCGCAACAAGGACGAGCTGTTCCTGAGCTTGATTCCGAAGATTGTGGATGATGAACTGAACCACGCCCGTCAGGTTCTGCACGGAGGCGATGGCATCAAGCAGCAGTTGCGGGCGTATCTGGAAGGGATACAGGAGCGTTTTGAGCAATCGCATCAAGTACGTTTCTGGATTCGCACCTTGTTTGCGCCGCCTGTGCATTTGTACGATGTGGTGATGGAACCCATGCATGTGTTCATGGCGGATCTGGAAGGCATCATCCATCGGGCCCTGGCACAGTCTGCCCTGGCCAGGCCGGAAACAGGTTTGAGTGTAGATACCTTGGCCATGACTTACATGGCCTTGATCGACAGCCTGCAAAGCGAGCTGTTATTTGGTGGTGCGCGCAAGTACCAGCGGCGTCTGGAATCGGTTTGGCTAGTCTTTGAGGCGGCATTGAGAATGGGCCGCCCTGCTTGA
- a CDS encoding multidrug effflux MFS transporter: MSELSRSRSLAWPLILLLALLTALDAMAIDMYLPGMPAIAQELGASPGRIQQTLSVFLAGLALGQGIYGPLLDRFGRRVPLLLGVVIFVVGSVFGALATSVEALLAARFIQALGAAAGLVTPRAIVADLCDVKESASIFSLLMQVMMIAPIVAPILGAYLLTHADWRAIFWMLAFLGTLGLLWGLKAIPDSLPVTQRVPLNPGHIVRAYGRELGNKAFMAYTGSGGFALAALFVYISGSAFVFTQHFSLSPAVFSYMFAGNSVALVLGGVISNYLLKAGMPTSRVLALGLIVHTASALLLYAVVQADVAGLILYAALIAVSVGSLGMVFGNVTALTMDVAGPQAGTAAALMGMFHYLISAVVGYIVSLAVPGPQVLPLAIGGCGLLAILLYVLAGRCRTVTRSVSELGAVK, encoded by the coding sequence ATGAGCGAGCTGTCACGTAGCAGAAGCCTGGCCTGGCCCTTGATCTTGTTGCTGGCTTTGCTGACGGCACTGGATGCCATGGCCATTGATATGTATTTGCCGGGCATGCCTGCGATTGCGCAGGAACTGGGGGCTTCTCCTGGCCGGATTCAGCAAACTCTGTCCGTGTTTCTGGCAGGCCTGGCTCTGGGTCAAGGTATTTACGGCCCATTGCTGGATCGCTTCGGGCGTCGAGTGCCCTTGCTGTTGGGCGTGGTTATTTTTGTGGTGGGCTCGGTCTTTGGTGCTTTGGCCACATCGGTTGAAGCTTTGCTGGCAGCGCGTTTTATCCAGGCTTTGGGCGCTGCAGCAGGCTTGGTCACTCCGCGTGCCATTGTGGCGGACTTGTGTGATGTCAAAGAGTCGGCCAGCATCTTTTCCCTGCTGATGCAGGTGATGATGATCGCACCGATTGTGGCGCCCATTCTGGGTGCCTATCTGCTGACCCATGCAGACTGGCGTGCCATTTTCTGGATGCTGGCCTTTTTAGGAACGCTGGGTTTGTTGTGGGGGCTGAAGGCCATCCCGGACTCCCTGCCAGTGACACAGCGTGTTCCTTTGAATCCTGGCCATATTGTTCGAGCCTATGGTCGCGAGTTGGGCAATAAGGCTTTCATGGCCTATACCGGCTCCGGTGGCTTCGCCTTGGCGGCCTTGTTTGTCTATATCAGTGGTTCGGCCTTTGTGTTCACGCAGCATTTTTCCTTGTCGCCTGCCGTGTTCAGCTATATGTTTGCCGGTAACTCGGTGGCGCTGGTGCTGGGCGGGGTCATCAGCAATTACTTGTTGAAGGCCGGCATGCCCACCTCTCGGGTGCTGGCCTTGGGGCTGATTGTCCATACGGCCTCGGCCTTGCTTCTGTATGCCGTGGTGCAGGCAGATGTGGCTGGTCTGATCCTGTATGCCGCCTTGATTGCCGTTTCGGTGGGCTCTTTGGGCATGGTGTTTGGTAACGTGACGGCCTTGACCATGGATGTGGCTGGTCCACAGGCAGGGACGGCTGCCGCCTTGATGGGCATGTTCCATTACCTGATTTCGGCAGTGGTGGGCTATATCGTCAGCCTGGCAGTGCCTGGACCACAGGTTTTGCCCTTGGCGATTGGCGGCTGCGGTCTGCTGGCTATTTTGCTGTATGTTCTGGCTGGCCGTTGTCGCACGGTGACACGCTCAGTCAGTGAACTGGGAGCTGTAAAATAA
- a CDS encoding ferritin-like domain-containing protein has product MSKQKAVKPSQGPIDVAAIRAAAKKFVDDGAVASGYKGNREEIIQMLNEALATELVCVMRYKRHYFTATGLNNEPIKAEFLEHAQQEAEHADRIAERIVQLNGEPDFNPKHLSERSHAEYDDSGDIKSMIRANLIAERIAIESYRQMIERIGDTDPTTRQMLVEIMAVEEEHADDMGDLLDI; this is encoded by the coding sequence ATGAGTAAGCAGAAAGCTGTCAAACCAAGCCAAGGTCCAATCGATGTTGCCGCGATCCGCGCAGCTGCAAAGAAGTTTGTGGACGATGGGGCGGTGGCATCCGGCTACAAGGGCAATCGCGAAGAAATCATTCAGATGCTCAACGAGGCCCTGGCCACCGAGCTGGTCTGTGTGATGCGCTACAAGCGCCACTACTTCACCGCTACTGGCTTGAACAATGAGCCTATCAAAGCCGAGTTTCTGGAACATGCCCAGCAAGAAGCCGAGCATGCGGACCGCATTGCCGAACGTATTGTGCAGTTGAACGGCGAGCCGGATTTCAACCCTAAACATCTGTCTGAGCGCAGTCACGCGGAATATGACGATAGTGGCGACATCAAATCCATGATTCGCGCCAATCTGATTGCCGAGCGTATTGCCATCGAGTCCTATCGCCAGATGATCGAGCGTATTGGCGATACCGACCCGACCACCCGCCAGATGCTGGTTGAAATCATGGCAGTGGAGGAAGAGCACGCCGACGATATGGGCGATTTGCTGGATATTTAA
- a CDS encoding Chromate resistance protein ChrB: protein MSWLLLTYKVPSEPSAKRLALWRRLKALGAVYLQNGVCVLPKTDEHVRRLKVLENDIATMEGECVLLETIALDKAQEDKVIARFTDDRNEQYQELLGRCKDFEAEIDKEISIQKFTYAELDEEETDLKKLENWYEKIQKLDFYGAPLAQVAQERLQECKARLDAYAQMVYDAHEENR, encoded by the coding sequence ATGAGCTGGCTGCTTCTAACCTACAAAGTCCCCTCTGAACCCAGTGCGAAACGGTTGGCTCTATGGCGACGTTTGAAAGCCCTGGGCGCGGTGTACCTGCAAAACGGGGTATGCGTGCTGCCCAAGACAGACGAGCATGTACGCCGCCTGAAAGTGCTGGAGAACGATATCGCCACCATGGAAGGCGAATGCGTCTTGCTGGAAACCATTGCGCTGGACAAGGCCCAGGAGGATAAAGTCATCGCCCGCTTCACCGACGACCGCAACGAGCAATACCAGGAGCTGCTGGGCCGTTGCAAGGACTTCGAGGCCGAGATCGACAAGGAAATTTCGATTCAGAAATTCACCTACGCCGAGCTGGACGAAGAAGAAACCGATCTGAAGAAGCTGGAAAACTGGTACGAGAAAATCCAGAAGCTGGATTTTTATGGCGCCCCCCTGGCACAGGTTGCTCAAGAGCGCCTGCAAGAGTGCAAGGCACGGCTGGATGCGTATGCCCAGATGGTCTATGACGCTCATGAAGAAAACCGCTAA